From a region of the Sesamum indicum cultivar Zhongzhi No. 13 linkage group LG3, S_indicum_v1.0, whole genome shotgun sequence genome:
- the LOC105158048 gene encoding tetraspanin-8-like, which produces MARVSNGMITAVNILTVVIALSAVGFSLWFHVKQESPCQKVLKTPILVVGAALLVVSLAGLVGSCCRVSFFLWFYLFVLFLLIVGLIVFTVFTIIVTNKGIGQALSRKGIGNHRLGDYSRWLQKYVINAENWNEIKSCLVDVKLCQRIAGGKAKDFYTHLLPPILSGCCKPPNYCGFEFQNATYWIMPTTGPAVPDPDCKAWSNIQTELCFNCEACKAAILDDIKREWRLLALINLGILVLVVIVYTIGCCALRNNRCDKRKQKGYL; this is translated from the exons atggcCCGCGTAAGCAATGGGATGATCACAGCGGTCAACATCCTGACCGTCGTCATAGCGTTGTCCGCCGTCGGTTTCTCCCTTTGGTTCCACGTAAAACAAGAATCTCCGTGCCAGAAGGTGCTGAAAACACCTATTCTGGTGGTGGGCGCCGCCCTGCTGGTGGTATCCTTGGCGGGACTGGTGGGCTCGTGCTGCCGCGTCTCCTTCTTCCTGTGGTTCTACCTCTTCGTGCTGTTTCTGCTGATTGTCGGCCTCATTGTCTTCACCGTTTTCACCATAATCGTGACAAACAAAGGGATCGGACAAGCGCTCTCCCGCAAAGGGATTGGGAATCACAGGCTGGGGGACTACTCAAGATGGCTGCAGAAGTATGTTATTAATGCAGAGAATTGGAATGAAATCAAGAGCTGTTTGGTCGACGTGAAGCTATGCCAAAGGATTGCGGGTGGCAAGGCCAAGGACTTTTACACACACCTTTTGCCTCCTATTCTG TCTGGTTGCTGCAAGCCACCAAATTACTGTGGGTTTGAGTTCCAGAACGCGACCTATTGGATTATGCCCACGACGGGGCCAGCAGTGCCTGACCCGGATTGCAAGGCATGGAGCAACATTCAGACAGAGCTGTGCTTCAATTGCGAGGCGTGCAAGGCAGCCATCCTGGACGACATAAAGAGAGAATGGAGGTTGTTGGCTCTTATAAACCTAGGCATTCTTGTTTTGGTTGTAATCGTCTACACCATTGGCTGCTGTGCTCTGAGGAACAACCGGTGTGACAAGAGGAAGCAAAAAGGATATTTATAA